In uncultured Methanobacterium sp., a genomic segment contains:
- a CDS encoding UbiA family prenyltransferase, with the protein MAQLPGVTSYLNIIGTRLRNSNFKFFKRFFRIKRFFIILTSSSVFIAINGCLKTSFSFYLYGTPLSYSLILSTFLVIYSVYGINKITDAEADQLNAPERSDLISSHEKLFKYTIVSAYVLAVIIGLLYGWKVLLIFLFPLLAGMIYSIKITPRIPRLKDIFAVKSLIVALSWTVGNTFLPIVGYDINTMVILLIFYLFFIKSFINTVLFDLMDVEGDRETGTRTIPVVMGKLHTIKLLLVLNSTLLIMVHISMVYGLFQILIIPLIFCIIYGYSYILYFSRNKNRLQMDILVDGEWILIVFISLLQIKI; encoded by the coding sequence ATGGCGCAGTTACCTGGGGTAACCAGCTATTTGAATATTATAGGGACCAGGCTCAGAAACTCGAACTTTAAATTTTTCAAACGTTTTTTTCGAATAAAACGTTTCTTTATAATATTAACATCGAGCTCAGTTTTTATAGCCATCAATGGCTGTTTAAAAACTTCTTTTTCTTTTTATTTATACGGAACTCCCCTTTCTTATTCTTTAATATTGTCTACTTTTCTGGTGATCTACTCTGTTTACGGCATAAACAAGATAACAGATGCCGAAGCAGACCAGTTAAATGCTCCGGAACGATCAGATCTCATCTCCAGCCATGAAAAACTGTTCAAATACACCATTGTTTCAGCCTATGTCCTGGCGGTGATTATTGGATTATTATATGGATGGAAGGTGCTTTTAATATTCCTTTTCCCATTACTGGCGGGTATGATATACAGTATAAAGATCACCCCCAGAATTCCCAGGTTAAAGGACATTTTTGCGGTGAAAAGCCTGATTGTTGCCCTGAGCTGGACTGTGGGTAACACATTTCTCCCCATAGTAGGTTATGATATTAATACGATGGTTATACTGCTGATATTTTATTTATTCTTCATTAAAAGTTTCATTAACACCGTACTCTTTGATCTTATGGATGTGGAGGGGGATAGGGAAACTGGAACCCGGACCATACCCGTGGTTATGGGTAAATTACACACCATAAAACTTCTCCTGGTTCTCAATTCCACTCTGTTGATCATGGTCCACATTTCCATGGTCTATGGATTATTTCAGATACTGATCATACCCCTGATATTCTGCATAATCTATGGCTACAGCTACATATTGTATTTTTCACGTAACAAAAACCGTTTACAAATGGATATCCTGGTGGATGGTGAGTGGATCCTGATAGTATTCATCAGTTTACTGCAGATTAAAATATAA
- a CDS encoding sensor histidine kinase, which yields METRETVLISMVNRKNSEMVGELLGTDYQIVYDLSEIPDRENGLSLLIMDLPSWAAQKEEMKQRREKEKPLFLPYLLVTSSSDLLKVQGDVWESFDEVITVPITKIVLQSRVKVLLQTRRLSLQVNQLLKDKEMLMKEIHHRVKNNLMIISSLLNLQSRYIKDDATREIFKESQTRAQSMALIHERLYRSGDLKSIAFSEYIRSLTRDIFNTYNTSSGRIQLQMDVQNIMVDVNSAVPLGLIINELVTNSLKYAFPNDQEGIIRIQFHKEGDDYLLEVGDNGVGIPDDFDILKSDSLGMLLVNSLTSQIQGELELKREKGTTFIIRFREDLFQG from the coding sequence ATGGAAACCAGAGAAACTGTTTTAATATCTATGGTTAACCGTAAAAATAGTGAAATGGTTGGAGAACTCCTGGGAACAGATTATCAGATAGTATATGATCTATCCGAGATTCCGGATAGAGAAAATGGTTTAAGTCTTTTAATAATGGATCTACCTTCATGGGCAGCTCAAAAAGAGGAGATGAAACAGAGAAGGGAAAAAGAAAAACCACTCTTTCTCCCCTACCTCCTGGTCACGTCTTCCAGTGATCTTTTAAAGGTGCAGGGTGATGTTTGGGAGAGTTTTGACGAGGTTATTACGGTTCCAATCACCAAAATAGTTCTCCAATCCAGGGTCAAAGTCCTGCTACAGACTCGCCGGCTCTCGTTGCAGGTTAATCAGCTCCTGAAGGATAAGGAAATGCTCATGAAGGAGATCCACCACCGGGTTAAAAACAATCTCATGATAATAAGCAGTCTCCTGAACTTGCAATCAAGATATATCAAGGATGATGCAACCCGGGAAATTTTTAAGGAAAGCCAGACCCGTGCTCAGTCTATGGCACTTATTCATGAGCGTTTGTACAGATCAGGGGATCTAAAAAGCATTGCTTTTTCTGAGTATATCCGCTCTCTCACCAGGGATATTTTTAACACCTACAACACCAGCAGTGGAAGGATCCAGCTCCAGATGGATGTGCAGAATATAATGGTAGATGTTAACAGTGCAGTGCCACTGGGACTCATAATCAATGAACTGGTTACCAACAGTCTTAAATATGCATTTCCCAATGATCAGGAGGGAATTATCCGAATTCAATTCCATAAAGAGGGAGATGACTATCTGCTGGAAGTGGGGGATAATGGAGTTGGAATTCCAGACGACTTTGATATTCTAAAGAGTGATAGTCTGGGTATGTTACTGGTGAACAGTTTAACTTCTCAGATTCAGGGAGAACTGGAACTAAAACGTGAAAAAGGTACCACATTTATCATCCGATTTAGGGAAGACTTGTTCCAGGGATGA
- a CDS encoding GTP-binding protein, which produces MKQNKETKIVVLGTYNSGKTTTLEHICNNRAKVEYNGTTTALDYGNTMINGEKVHFFGTPGQERFRFMRRILSEGLDGAILVVDNSNGVTSTDLEILERLNGFQVPYVVFANKQDLKSGNLEIDSDAPVIPTIAQEGEGVMEGVETLLELVNSNK; this is translated from the coding sequence ATGAAACAAAATAAGGAAACCAAAATCGTGGTTCTGGGCACCTATAACTCTGGGAAAACCACTACTTTAGAACATATCTGTAACAACAGGGCCAAAGTTGAATACAATGGAACCACCACTGCTCTGGACTATGGTAACACCATGATAAATGGTGAAAAAGTGCACTTCTTCGGAACCCCTGGTCAGGAACGCTTCCGCTTCATGCGCAGGATCCTCTCAGAGGGTTTAGACGGAGCAATACTAGTAGTGGATAACAGTAACGGGGTCACATCCACTGACCTAGAAATTCTCGAACGTTTAAACGGTTTCCAGGTTCCTTACGTTGTTTTCGCCAATAAGCAGGATCTGAAATCTGGTAATCTGGAGATAGATTCTGATGCCCCTGTAATTCCCACCATTGCCCAGGAAGGAGAGGGAGTAATGGAAGGAGTGGAAACTCTTTTGGAACTGGTTAATTCAAATAAATAA
- a CDS encoding transcriptional regulator FilR1 domain-containing protein, with protein sequence MRYTSSSSVRVTILICLSEGLQNMSDLKKKTGISSSTLSHNLSELEKRKITTKKQEKYALTSLGEIITTNLIENIKTNAAITKFQKLWIKHDLSCIPPELIKNIGDLHNSILIESESGEIFKPHETYQKIISGAEYIKGVSPIFRFDYIDIYKKLVVEHGIDVELILTQDIVDQTMDGIDSENLEYLQNFMSQDKVKFWVIPDVKIAFTVTNKYLSLGLFHEDGGYDNTRDLISDDHGAVTWGNQLFEYYRDQAQKLEL encoded by the coding sequence ATGCGATACACTTCCAGTTCTTCAGTTAGAGTAACTATTTTAATCTGTCTCAGTGAAGGTCTCCAAAACATGAGCGACCTGAAAAAAAAGACAGGAATCAGCAGTTCCACTTTATCCCACAACCTCAGTGAACTTGAAAAAAGGAAAATAACCACAAAGAAACAAGAAAAATACGCTCTAACTTCTCTGGGGGAGATCATAACCACCAACCTCATTGAAAACATAAAAACCAATGCAGCTATTACTAAATTTCAGAAGCTGTGGATTAAACATGACCTGAGCTGTATCCCCCCGGAATTAATAAAGAATATCGGGGATCTCCACAACTCCATACTGATTGAATCCGAGTCTGGGGAAATTTTCAAACCACATGAAACCTACCAGAAGATAATATCCGGAGCAGAGTATATTAAAGGTGTTTCACCTATTTTCCGTTTCGATTACATTGATATTTACAAAAAATTAGTGGTTGAACATGGTATAGATGTAGAACTCATCCTTACCCAGGATATAGTCGACCAGACCATGGATGGTATAGATAGTGAGAATTTAGAGTATCTCCAGAATTTCATGTCGCAGGATAAGGTCAAATTCTGGGTTATACCGGATGTGAAAATTGCGTTCACTGTTACCAACAAATATTTATCACTGGGTTTATTCCATGAAGATGGAGGTTATGATAACACCAGAGATCTGATAAGTGATGATCATGGCGCAGTTACCTGGGGTAACCAGCTATTTGAATATTATAGGGACCAGGCTCAGAAACTCGAACTTTAA
- a CDS encoding ATPase domain-containing protein: MKDVTTNDKRLSSGIPGFDEILMGGFVPQRSYLLRGLPGTGKTALGMHFLTEGVKNNEKVLFINMGEPTAQIISNAQNMGFNTDGIDFLDLSPDEGFFANMEAYDIFSPAEVERESTTAKITEKIQSVKPLRVFLDPITQFRYLSTDEFQFRKQALSFLRFLIDNGATVLFTSEFSDHDPDDDLQFMCDGIINLDFFKEGRSISVSKFRGSGFRFGVHSMRITSGGVKIYPRLRSIVPEREFVHETISSGVPEIDELLHGGIERGTTTIISGPSGVGKTTIGIQFMKEAAGRGERSVVYTFEESEDNLINRCESINIPVKSMIKTGMLSVVPVEPLRYSPEEFAQLVRNEVDSNASKIVMIDSTSGYKLSLRGEDPVSHLHALAKYLIRMGVTVILINEVENISGDLKVTDIGISYLADNIVFLRYFETSGELLKSIGVLKKRLSDFEKSIREVRITQYGIRVGPPLKNIHGILSGTPERIGNGDNNQD, encoded by the coding sequence ATGAAAGACGTGACAACAAATGATAAAAGATTATCCAGTGGAATTCCTGGTTTCGATGAGATATTAATGGGTGGATTCGTACCCCAACGTTCATATTTATTAAGAGGATTACCTGGAACTGGAAAAACAGCCCTGGGAATGCACTTTTTAACTGAAGGGGTGAAAAATAATGAGAAAGTACTCTTCATCAACATGGGTGAACCAACAGCCCAGATAATAAGTAATGCACAGAACATGGGCTTTAACACGGATGGTATTGACTTCCTGGATCTTAGTCCAGATGAGGGGTTTTTCGCAAATATGGAAGCCTATGATATATTTTCCCCGGCTGAAGTTGAACGGGAATCAACCACAGCCAAGATAACCGAAAAAATCCAATCTGTAAAACCGTTAAGGGTATTTTTAGACCCTATAACCCAGTTCAGATATCTTTCCACCGATGAGTTCCAGTTCAGAAAACAGGCACTATCTTTCCTTCGTTTTTTAATTGATAATGGAGCTACTGTGCTTTTCACCTCGGAATTCAGTGATCATGATCCTGATGATGATCTCCAGTTCATGTGTGATGGTATTATAAACCTTGATTTTTTCAAAGAAGGCCGCAGTATATCCGTCAGCAAATTCAGAGGTTCCGGGTTCCGATTCGGAGTCCATTCCATGCGTATTACTTCGGGTGGTGTTAAAATTTATCCTCGCCTGCGTTCAATTGTTCCAGAAAGAGAGTTTGTGCATGAAACCATATCTTCGGGTGTTCCAGAAATAGATGAACTCCTCCATGGAGGTATTGAAAGGGGCACCACCACCATAATCAGTGGACCCAGTGGAGTGGGTAAAACCACCATTGGTATCCAGTTTATGAAGGAAGCTGCAGGCAGGGGAGAACGTTCTGTTGTTTACACCTTTGAAGAGAGTGAAGATAACCTGATTAACCGCTGTGAATCCATTAACATACCGGTGAAAAGCATGATCAAAACAGGCATGCTTTCCGTGGTCCCGGTGGAGCCTTTACGTTACTCTCCAGAGGAATTTGCCCAGCTGGTTCGTAATGAAGTGGACTCTAATGCCTCTAAAATCGTGATGATCGACAGCACATCCGGTTACAAATTATCCCTCCGGGGGGAGGATCCAGTAAGCCATCTGCACGCACTGGCCAAATACCTGATCCGTATGGGAGTCACTGTCATTCTAATAAACGAGGTGGAAAACATCAGTGGAGATCTCAAAGTAACTGATATTGGCATCAGTTACCTGGCAGACAACATAGTATTCCTCAGATACTTTGAAACTAGTGGAGAACTCTTAAAATCTATTGGTGTTCTCAAAAAACGTTTAAGTGATTTTGAGAAAAGTATCCGTGAAGTTCGCATCACCCAGTATGGTATCCGGGTGGGCCCACCATTAAAGAATATTCATGGAATACTCAGTGGTACTCCAGAACGTATTGGAAATGGAGATAATAATCAGGATTGA
- a CDS encoding response regulator encodes MPAKPLILALNHNQRNLDILIKILGEAGYEVGGVSSPAELDREVDIRENINLVLIDISGFNRNIWESCERLRILEIPFLVLSPHHHQAVEKQSMVYGANGFLVKPLVVKELLLLIKSLIEE; translated from the coding sequence ATGCCAGCAAAACCTCTAATACTGGCCCTGAATCACAACCAGAGAAACCTGGATATTCTTATCAAAATATTAGGAGAAGCAGGTTACGAAGTGGGGGGTGTTTCAAGCCCTGCAGAACTGGATAGGGAAGTTGATATTCGAGAGAACATAAACTTGGTACTGATAGATATATCTGGATTTAACCGGAACATCTGGGAATCATGTGAGCGTCTGAGAATTTTAGAAATACCTTTTTTGGTTTTAAGTCCCCACCATCATCAGGCCGTAGAAAAACAGAGTATGGTTTACGGTGCCAATGGATTTTTAGTCAAACCACTGGTGGTTAAGGAACTTTTACTACTGATTAAAAGTTTAATTGAGGAATAA
- the nth gene encoding endonuclease III gives MNLDERVDLIMERLQQQYDLRVFEDGDPYRVLIRTILSQRTRDDNTDRASAQLFSEYHSINEIAEADPALLEPLIRPAGFYHVKAQRIVEVSRKLLDKFKGQVPDDMKNLLELPGVGRKTANCVLVYGFQKPAIPVDVHVHRISNRLGLVNTKHPEETEAELEKIVPKEYWIELNDLMVQFGQTICRPQFPKHEECPLQELCDYYQELKEQDE, from the coding sequence ATGAATTTAGATGAACGTGTAGACTTGATTATGGAACGTCTTCAGCAGCAGTACGATCTACGGGTGTTTGAAGATGGAGACCCTTACCGGGTTCTGATCAGGACCATATTATCCCAGAGAACACGGGATGATAATACAGACCGGGCCTCGGCACAACTTTTTTCCGAGTACCACAGCATTAATGAGATTGCTGAAGCAGACCCAGCTCTCCTGGAGCCACTGATCCGTCCGGCAGGTTTTTACCATGTTAAGGCCCAGCGTATTGTGGAAGTTTCCCGTAAGCTCCTTGACAAATTCAAAGGCCAGGTCCCGGATGATATGAAAAACCTCCTGGAACTACCAGGTGTGGGACGCAAAACAGCCAACTGCGTACTGGTTTACGGTTTCCAGAAACCAGCCATTCCAGTGGATGTGCACGTACACCGCATAAGTAACAGACTGGGCCTGGTTAACACCAAACACCCTGAAGAAACTGAAGCAGAACTGGAAAAAATAGTTCCCAAGGAGTACTGGATTGAATTAAATGATTTGATGGTCCAGTTCGGACAGACCATCTGCCGACCCCAATTCCCCAAACATGAGGAATGTCCCCTACAGGAACTCTGTGATTATTACCAGGAACTGAAAGAACAGGATGAATAA